The Sesamum indicum cultivar Zhongzhi No. 13 linkage group LG6, S_indicum_v1.0, whole genome shotgun sequence genomic interval taatttattacttagTGGTCTTAGAATGTTAGGTTAGGACACAGACCCGGCCAATTATGTTTTCAGCCGATGTTGTTTCTTTGCCAATTCACCTCTCAAACTCCCTGTTGATTCATTCACATCCAACTTAATTCCCACCCCCATAACCATCATTTAGTTATTaataatgtttaattaattacctttaatttttcaatcaataagttaatattggTCACGTTTGACTTTattccttaattaattaaaatatatatatgtatataattattattattcatgcccttgaagaatttaatttgGTTATGACTGAAACTCAGAGATTTATCAGAAATGTATTCagttgtatataatattatttttgcagtTTTGGATAAACTTAAGTGTACAATAATTAAGCCTTTCCATatctgaagaaaaaatatccTGCTCAGCTTCTCTTTAATTCCCAATTTTGGGTATAAAGTGTGACAAAAGCAGTCAATTAAGTGATGACCGGTAATGGAATATATTTTCCACTTATGacccaataataataagtacaaagTAACAATATATCTACCAAAAACGTATGTACTCAGTATTTTCATgttatccatatatataataataggctatataattttatattttattataaattcatattgtactttatatatgtatgcagaATTTATATTATCAGTATAAAGCATATggtttaattacacttaaaccaTCCTATGAAAATGGAATTACACTCTCCTAAACcaagtttcaaaattacatcaacactcactttgaaaatcttttgtttacaatttttattagggTTTTGATGGAAAATATCGAcgtagataaaaaaattaataaatttttaattttgcccattattttttcatgataagtacaaaattattacacaaaagtattaaatgatgggtaaaattaaaaaaaaaagtatgtatCTTTTTAGCTAaaagtcaataatttttatccaaatcataACGAAATGGGTCAGATGTAAATAGTGAATCTTTCTTAAAGGgttgtaagtataattttgaattttgtctCGGGAAGtgtaattcacatatttttattactaccaatttttcttcttgcaaCTATTGATTTATGTTTATAACAGTGAtcccaatttaattaatttaattatggtttaatttagaaaagtgATGAACAAGTCTAATAATACAGGTATGATCTGTGATTATAGAGAAATAGTGAGTGGCACGCTCCAAGTATGATTATTAATCACGTTATTTATCCCGAAACGCATTAAACTAAAGATTTGGAGCAGGAAAGCTGACTGGGGACCCCCAACATGGGGTCCCCTTTGACGGGAAAAGGGCCAACCCTCCTTTTCTTTATACCATCAACCCTTTTACTACATTCATATAAAATGTTGTTCCACAACGTAAGAACCATCAAATTCTGACATCACTGAATTCCATGGAGAATCGCCGGAGGCAAAACAGTTCCTCATCCGGGGAAATGTTTTCGTTTCCTGTTATAAATCCGCGGGGCCTGGAGCCGGATCAGTTTGAATTCGGATCTGTTACGACGCCAGGCTCCCCGAATTCTCCCGCCGATCATTTGTTCTCCAACGGCAAGCTTTTGCCTCATGTTTTTCCAGTTCAGCCACCCAACGGTTACTCGTTCTCGCGGTCGACCAGCCGAACGAGCAGTATCGGCAGCAAGGATTCTCTCATGTCTTCGCGGAGCAACAGCACGAACAGCAGGAGCAGCTGCAGCAGCGCCAGGACCAGCACGAGTGAGGCTAATTCGGAAAGGAGACTGTCGCCGGTGGACGGAAATTTTCCGGGCAGGATTTCGGTGAGGAAAGAGAGGAACGTAACCAGGCCTTCTCAGTACCAGTATGGGTCCTGTCAGAGGTGGCAGCTGATAGCAGCGGCGCCGGTGTTGAAGCATCAGGGCTCAAGATCAAGAAAGGTTGAAGTTCTTGAACGAAAAGGGTCGAAGAAATCCAGGGAAAATATTGACGGCGATCCTGGAGGGGCAAAATCGTGGTTCGGCAGGAGGATCTTGAAGTCGTTTGTTTCGGCATGCAAAGAGTGTCATGCCATTAAAACTTCGAGTGCAGAGGGTGTTTTGCCCAAAAGTTTGGAGCGGTGAAAATGATGGCTTGTTTTGAGAGTATTAGTTGAATTGAACATGTAGAGGgttgtttcttg includes:
- the LOC105165400 gene encoding uncharacterized protein LOC105165400; protein product: MENRRRQNSSSSGEMFSFPVINPRGLEPDQFEFGSVTTPGSPNSPADHLFSNGKLLPHVFPVQPPNGYSFSRSTSRTSSIGSKDSLMSSRSNSTNSRSSCSSARTSTSEANSERRLSPVDGNFPGRISVRKERNVTRPSQYQYGSCQRWQLIAAAPVLKHQGSRSRKVEVLERKGSKKSRENIDGDPGGAKSWFGRRILKSFVSACKECHAIKTSSAEGVLPKSLER